One window from the genome of Glycine soja cultivar W05 chromosome 12, ASM419377v2, whole genome shotgun sequence encodes:
- the LOC114379651 gene encoding long chain base biosynthesis protein 1-like, which translates to MPARPVIEHIWPPFNYYRHHPRSLQSKYSSEAKVRDSWIHFFIKQYIACLQIHISLCSAVGSHTIINGKEVVNFLCSAAGTIDVHLDCEARIAKILGTPESFMYSDGLSTMFSVILAFSKKGDVIVM; encoded by the exons ATGCCGGCCCGCCCTGTCATCGAACATATTTGGCCGCCATTCAATTACTACCGTCATCATCCAAG ATCATTGCAATCCAAATATTCTAGCGAAGCCAAAGTCAGAGATTCTTGGATTCATTTCTTCATCAAGCAATATATTGCTTGCCTTCAAATCC ACATATCTTTATGCAGTGCTGTTGGGTCACATACCATAATTAATGGCAAAGAAGTTGTCAATTTTTTATGCAGTGCTGCTGGGACAATTG ATGTCCACCTTGACTGTGAAGCAAGAATAGCAAAAATTTTAGGAACCCCTGAATCATTTATGTACTCTGATGGACTTTCCACCATGTTCAGTGTAATTCTTGCTTTCTCTAAAAAAGGAGATGTAATTGTGATGTAA